One Oryza glaberrima chromosome 10, OglaRS2, whole genome shotgun sequence DNA segment encodes these proteins:
- the LOC127786184 gene encoding uncharacterized protein LOC127786184: MRRTAASLLRHSGIGGGGGGSGGGIPQALADALVCPLSKKPLRYCEDSGSLVSDAVGVSFPIVDGIPYLVPKDGKLLDHDQDKSEDCGAKDSSHRH, translated from the exons atgcggcggacggcggcgtcgctgctGCGCCAcagcggaatcggcggcggcggcggaggcagcggggGAGGCATCCCGCAGGCGCTCGCCGACGCGCTCGTCTGCCCACTCTCCAAGAAGCCTCTCAG GTACTGCGAAGACAGCGGGTCTCTGGTCAGCGACGCCGTCGGCGTGTCCTTCCCG ATAGTCGATGGGATTCCTTATCTTGTCCCAAAAGATGGTAAGTTGCTGGACCACGACCAGGACAAATCAGAAGATTGCGGTGCAAAGGATTCTTCCCACAGGCATTGA
- the LOC127753108 gene encoding E3 ubiquitin-protein ligase RHA2A-like, whose amino-acid sequence MVVVVSHVMALLSSALSGKKAAAEGDGDDDGGQCRCWRDIDGVGGGQAAAAGCCVCISGFRDGEEVRRLPCGHAFHRDCVDRWLALYCRRRTCPLCRLHVGGAVVAAAVAGLDELQLGDDLVIWFSSLFVAGF is encoded by the coding sequence atggtggtggtggtgagccaTGTCATGGCGCTCCTGTCGTCGGCGCTGTccgggaagaaggcggcggcggaaggtgacggcgacgacgacggagggCAGTGCCGGTGCTGGCGGGAcatcgacggcgtcggcggcgggcaggcggcggcggcggggtgctgCGTGTGCATATCGGGGTTCAGGGACGGGGAGGAGGTGCGGCGGCTGCCGTGCGGGCACGCGTTCCACCGGGACTGCGTCGACCGGTGGCTGGCGCTCTACTGCCGGCGGCGGACGTGCCCGCTCTGCCGCCtccacgtcggcggcgccgtggtggccgccgccgtggccgggcTCGACGAGCTCCAGCTCGGCGACGACCTCGTCATctggttctcctccctcttcgTCGCCGGTTTCTAG